The following proteins are co-located in the Silene latifolia isolate original U9 population chromosome 1, ASM4854445v1, whole genome shotgun sequence genome:
- the LOC141592232 gene encoding uncharacterized protein LOC141592232: MAAPFFNTPFQPYVYQSPQEAVTPFQILGGEAQIVQIMLKPQERVIARPGSMCYTSGSIQLDNVYVPEQEAGVWHWFFGKSVTSIVLLNSGSTDGFVGIAAPSLARILPIDLATFGGELLCQPDAFLCSVNDVNVTNTTTDQRVRNVVAGAESFLRQKLSGQGLAFIVGGGSVVQKNLEVGEVLAVDASCVVALTTTINVQVKHNGPMRRAVFGAENLVTAILTGPGIVFIQSLPFNRLSQRVARAVTAPNVRENPRFFIQLAVFFFLAYVVIVSSLILTDV; encoded by the exons ATGGCGGCTCCGTTCTTCAATACACCTTTTCAACCGTATGTTTATCAG AGCCCACAAGAAGCTGTCACGCCTTTTCAGATTCTTGGTGGTGAAGCTCAGATAGTTCAG ATTATGCTGAAGCCTCAAGAGAGAGTAATTGCTCGACCAG GCTCTATGTGCTACACATCTGGGTCCATTCAATTGGACAACGTCTACGTTCCTGAACAAGAGGCTGGAGTATGGCATTGGTTCTTTGGCAAGAGCGTGACTAGCATTGTTCTTCTCAATTCTGGTTCCACTGATGGATTTGTTGGAATTGCTGCGCCTTCACTTGCTAGAATTCTACCG ATTGATTTGGCAACGTTTGGTGGAGAACTTCTGTGCCAG CCAGACGCATTTTTGTGCTCCGTAAACGATGTCAACGTTACTAATACTACTACTGACCAAAGAGTGCGTAACGTTGTTGCTGGTGCAGAG AGTTTTTTGCGGCAGAAGCTATCTGGTCAGGGCCTTGCATTTATCGTTGGTGGTGGATCTG TTGTGCAGAAAAATCTGGAGGTGGGAGAAGTACTTGCGGTTGACGCTTCTTGTGTTGTGGCCTTGACAACGACAATTAACGTTCAAGTCAAACATAATGGTCCCATGCGAAGAGCAGTTTTTGGG GCGGAGAATCTAGTAACAGCCATTCTTACGGGACCTGGGATAGTTTTCATCCAGAGCTTGCCCTTCAATAGACTTTCTCAGCGTGTTGCCAG GGCTGTGACCGCTCCAAACGTAAGGGAGAATCCAAGGTTCTTCATTCAGTTAGCCGTATTCTTTTTCCTGGCGTATGTTGTGATTGTATCGTCGTTGATATTGACTGATGTATAG
- the LOC141592243 gene encoding large ribosomal subunit protein eL6-like, which translates to MAKARTTPRNPDLVRGIGKYTRSQMFHKRGLWAIKAKNGGVFPTHAPKPVVSDAVVKPPKFYPADDIKKPLINKRKPKPTKLRASVTPGTVLIVLAGRFKGKRVVFLKQLSSGLLLVTGPFKINGVPLRRVNQAYVIATSTKVDLSGLDVQNIDDKFFSKPAEKKKKKGEGEFFEAEKEEKEVIPQEKKDSQKAVDGPLTKNIEAVPELKAYLGARFSLKSGVKPHELVF; encoded by the exons atggcgaaAGCAAGAACTACCCCAAGAAACCCAGATCTAGTAAGAGGAATAGGCAAATACACAAGATCACAGATGTTCCATAAGAGAGGTCTTTGGGCTATTAAAGCCAAAAACGGCGGCGTTTTCCCTACTCATGCTCCTAAACCTGTCGTTTCTGATGCTGTTGTTAAACCACCTAAGTTTTATCCTGCTGATGATATCAAGAAACCGCTTATCAACAAGCGTAAACCCAAACCCACCAAACTCAG GGCGAGTGTGACACCAGGAACCGTGTTGATAGTGTTGGCTGGAAGGTTTAAGGGAAAGCGTGTTGTTTTCTTGAAGCAGCTTTCTTCTGGATTGCTTCTTGTTACTG GTCCCTTCAAGATCAATGGTGTTCCTCTTAGAAGGGTGAACCAAGCTTATGTGATCGCAACTTCAACCAAAGTCGATCTATCTGGACTCGATGTACAAAACATCGATGACAAATTCTTCTCCAAGCCAGctgagaagaagaaaaagaagggtGAAGGAGAGTtctttgaggctgagaaggag GAGAAGGAGGTTATCCCTCAAGAAAAGAAAGACTCCCAAAAGGCGGTTGATGGTCCATTGACAAAGAACATTGAGGCTGTTCCTGAGTTGAAGGCATACTTGGGAGCAAGGTTTTCATTGAAGTCCGGCGTGAAGCCTCACGAGCTCGTATTTTAA